A single genomic interval of Epinephelus fuscoguttatus linkage group LG22, E.fuscoguttatus.final_Chr_v1 harbors:
- the LOC125882660 gene encoding ankyrin repeat and SOCS box protein 13-like, with protein MMEIENSYFFGDIGCWSERTEVHKAACQGETTQLKHLIQSGASVNVVAVDSITPLHEACLRGQTQCVRLLLEAGAQVDARNVDGSTPLCDACSAGSLECVRLLLDHGAKANPALTSRTASPLHEACMGGNSDCVKLLIATGACLEAYDLYYGTPLHVACANENIECVKELLNAGAKVNAARLHEIPLHHAAKNKRVEIVELLLEFGANVYARDQHNRKPIDYTTPGSPSATCLQLYETTPMTLQQLCRLAVRKKLGTRAVKAISQLDVPKLIISYLCYQ; from the exons atgatggAAATTGAGAATTCATATTTCTTTGGAGATATTG GCTGCTGGTCAGAGAGAACCGAGGTGCACAAGGCAGCGTGCCAAGGTGAGACCACCCAGCTGAAGCACCTCATCCAAAGCGGAGCTTCGGTCAATGTCGTGGCAGTGGACTCCATCACACCGCTACACGAGGCGTGCCTCCGCGGACAGACCCAGTGTGTCCGGCTGCTGCTGGAAGCTGGAGCTCAG GTGGATGCAAGGAATGTTGATGGCAGCACCCCGCTGTGTGATGCCTGTTCAGCTGGTAGTTTGGAGTGTGTCAGACTCTTGCTGGATCATGGCGCCAAGGCCAACCCTGCCCTCACCTCCCGCACGGCATCGCCCCTCCACGAGGCCTGCATGGGAG GAAACTCAGACTGTGTGAAGCTCCTTATTGCCACAGGTGCTTGTCTGGAGGCATACGACCTTTACTACGGGACCCCGCTGCATGTGGCCTGtgctaatgaaaacatagaatGTGTGAAAGAGCTGCTCAATGCAG GTGCTAAAGTGAATGCTGCCAGGCTACACGAGATTCCGCTACATCATGCTGCTAAAAACAAGCGAGTTGAGATAGTGGAGTTACTGCTGGAGTTCGGGGCCAATGTCTACGCCAGAGATCAGCACAACAGGAAGCCCATCGATTACACCACGCCAGGCTCTCCCTCTGCAACCTGCCTACAGCTTTATGAGA CCACCCCCatgactctgcagcagctctgcaggtTGGCAGTGAGGAAGAAGTTGGGCACCAGAGCTGTAAAGGCCATAAGTCAACTAGACGTACCTAAACTCATTATCAGCTACCTCTGCTATCAGTGA
- the asb13a.1 gene encoding ankyrin repeat and SOCS box protein 13a.1, with amino-acid sequence MEVTAARRSFLCDIGFWADRTALHEAASHGRTLQLKQLIESGASVNMVTVDNITPLHEACIKAHPNCARLLLEAGAQVDVRTIHGSTPLCHACASGSLECAKLLLEYGANVNPSLTALTASPLHEACIQGNVEVVRLMIASGAQLEANDVHFGPPLHIACAKGHMDCVKELLNAGAKVNSVRFHEIALHHAARVDMVDMVELLMEFGANAYASDNLGKKPVDYTAPGSTTHTCLMFYESNPLSLQQLCRITVRMMLGTRASEVIGHLDVSHRILSYLQYCEPPASLQSDT; translated from the exons ATGGAGGTGACAGCAGCACGCCGGTCGTTTCTGTGCGATATCG GTTTCTGGGCAGACCGGACTGCCCTGCATGAAGCAGCTTCCCACGGCAGGACCCTGCAGCTGAAACAGCTGATAGAAAGTGGAGCATCGGTCAACATGGTGACGGTGGACAACATCACTCCGCTCCATGAAGCCTGCATAAAGGCTCATCCAAACTGTGCCCGGCTGCTGCTGGAGGCTGGAGCCCAG GTGGATGTACGGACCATTCATGGGAGCACACCTTTGTGTCACGCGTGTGCCTCTGGCAGCCTGGAGTGTGCCAAGCTGCTTCTGGAGTATGGAGCCAATGTTAACCCTTCCCTCACTGCTCTCACGGCCTCGCCGCTCCACGAGGCCTGCATACAAG GTAATGTCGAAGTAGTGAGGTTGATGATAGCCAGCGGTGCCCAGCTGGAGGCTAATGATGTCCACTTTGGTCCACCACTCCACATCGCATGTGCCAAAGGACACATGGACTGTGTCAAGGAGCTGCTCAATGCAG GTGCCAAGGTGAACTCAGTTCGATTCCATGAGATAGCTCTGCACCACGCAGCACGAGTCGACATGGTGGACATGGTTGAGCTGTTGATGGAGTTTGGAGCCAACGCGTATGCCAGCGACAACCTGGGGAAAAAGCCTGTAGACTACACAGCACCTGGGTCTACCACCCACACCTGCCTCATGTTTTATGAAA GTAATCCTCTGAGCCTGCAGCAGCTTTGTAGAATCACTGTGAGGATGATGCTCGGTACCAGAGCCTCAGAGGTCATAGGTCACCTGGACGTATCCCACCGCATCCTCAGCTACCTGCAGTACTGTGAACCTCCTGCATCACTACAGAGTGACACATGA
- the LOC125882649 gene encoding rab GDP dissociation inhibitor beta-like, producing the protein MNEEYDVIVLGTGLTECILSGIMSVKGKRVLHMDRNSYYGAESASITPLEDLYKRFSLPGKPPESMGKGRDWNVDLIPKFLMANGQLVRMLLITKVTQYLDFKVVEGSFVYKGNRIYKVPSTESEALQSSLMGIFEKRRFKNFLQYVACFDENDPKTMSGTDPQKTDMRSVFQKFNLGPDVMDFTGHSLALYRTDEYLDQPCLETINRIKLYSESLARYGKSPYLYPLYGLGELPQGFARLSAIYGGTYMLNKPIEEIVVENGKVVGVKSEGEMARCKQLICDPSYVMDRVTKVGQVIRVICILNHPIANTSDVNSCQIIIPQKQVNRKHDIYVCMISFAHNVAAQGKYIAIISTTVETNDPEKEIKPALDLLQPIEQKFVSISDLYEPTDMGTDSQIFISKSYDATTHFETTCDDIKDIYKRMTGSEFDFNEMERKKQDTFGDVE; encoded by the exons GAATGCATCTTATCAGGCATCATGTCAGTGAAGGGGAAGAGGGTTCTGCACATGGACCGCAACTCCTACTACGGAGCTGAGAGTGCCTCCATCACGCCCCTTGAGGAT CTCTACAAGCGCTTCAGCCTTCCGGGCAAACCTCCTGAGTCAATGGGAAAAGGCCGGGACTGGAACGTGGACCTCATCCCTAAATTCCTTATGGCCAACG GTCAGCTGGTGCGCATGCTGCTGATCACAAAGGTGACTCAGTACCTGGATTTCAAAGTGGTGGAGGGCAGCTTTGTGTACAAGGGCAACAGAATCTATAAAGTCCCCTCTACTGAGTCTGAGGCTCTGCAATCTA GTCTCATGGGAATTTTTGAGAAACGACGCTTCAAAAACTTCCTTCAATACGTCGCCTGCTTTGATGAAAACGACCCCAAAACCATGTCAGGCACCGACCCACAAAAGACGGATATGAGGTCCGTCTTCCAAAAGTTCAACCTTGGCCCAGACGTCATGGACTTCACCGGCCACTCCCTCGCCCTCTACCGTACAGATGA ATACCTGGATCAACCTTGCCTTGAGACGATAAACAGAATCAAGCTTTACAGTGAGTCTCTGGCCAGATATGGCAAAAGCCCATACCTGTACCCACTGTATGGCCTGGGAGAACTGCCACAAGGGTTTGCCAG GCTGAGTGCTATCTACGGTGGGACATATATGCTGAACAAGCCCATAGAGGAGATCGTGGTGGAGAACGGGAAGGTGGTGGGAGTCAAGTCTGAGGGAGAG ATGGCCAGGTGCAAGCAGCTGATCTGCGACCCCAGCTACGTTATGGATCGTGTCACCAAAGTGGGTCAGGTGATTCGAGTCATCTGCATCTTGAATCACCCCATCGCCAACACTAGCGACGTCAACTCTTGCCAGATCATCATCCCCCAAAAGCAGGTCAACAGGAAACATG ACATCTACGTTTGTATGATCTCCTTCGCTCACAACGTGGCAGCACAAGGTAAATATATCGCCATCATCAGCACCACGGTGGAGACAAACGACCCAGAGAAGGAGATCAAGCCAGCTCTGGACCTGCTGCAGCCCATCGAGCAGAAGTTTGTCAGCATCAGTGACCTGTATGAACCCACTGACATGGGCACTGACAGCCAG ATCTTCATCTCCAAATCATACGATGCTACAACTCACTTTGAGACCACCTGTGACGACATCAAGGACATCTACAAGAGGATGACGGGCTCAGAATTTGACTTTAACGAGATGGAGCGCAAGAAGCAGGACACCTTCGGTGACGTAGAGTAG